In the genome of Paenibacillus pabuli, the window GATACAGCAGACTGACCAGCTTGGGCTGAACGGTTAGTGTCTTACGGTATGCGGACAGAATAAGCGGAGCCATGGTTGGATTCAAAAATTTGCCGAGCTCAATGACCCGGCTATGCACATGTGGACTGATTTTCTTAATACCGCTTGCGAGCGCATGGGCGGCCTGGGTGTGACCGGTGCCGAAACCTTCGGATAACAAGAGCACTCTTGGTTTTCGCATGAGTTCACCTTTATTCATCAATTTAAATTTAACATTCAGCTTTTGGTATAATTCATGATCATACTGGCGATGCCTACTACATGAATATACAGTGAAGCGGAAAATCATGTTCAATCGTTACATATTTACACAATAGTTAATGTTCTGATACATCGAAACTTCGTCTTTAACCGTGTTATTGGCGTCATCATACACTATAGACGACGATAGAAGCAGTTTCCACTGCATTTCGGTTAAAAAAAATTAACCCAAATTTTAAATGTTAGGGTTGCAATCTGAGGATGAGAGTGGTAATCTTGTTTTTGACCGAATGACCGAATTGTATTTTTGGTCATTTAAAAAGGACGATCAATGAAAATGAGGAGGGATATGATGGCTCCGATTGACAGGAGACAGCAGGTCATTCAAGCAGCCACGCAGTCTTTTGCCATGTTTGGATACAAGGCAACCACGATGGATCAGGTAGCGAAGATTGCGAATGTTGGCAAGGGAACGATTTACACGTTCTTTACGAATAAGGAACAATTGTTTGATCAGATTTTGGTGGAAGTCATCCAGGAAATGAAAAACATTGCTCATCGTGAAGTTCATCAGGAAAGTGCTTTTTTTGATAATCTGTTTCGTGTGCTTGATTCATTGCTGGAGTTTCGCCGTGATCACGATTTGCTGGTTAAATTGTCCCAGGAGCTTAAGGATTTTGGAACACTTCAAGCCAAGGAAGGTTTGGAGAAAGTGGAGAAAGTCATCTCCGATTTTCTGGCCCGTGAGCTTGAGAAGGCAAGAGACAACGATGAGATTCGTGATTGTGATCCACAGGTAGTCGCCTTTATGATGATTCGTTTGTACATTGCCCTCACCTCAGATTGGAGCAAGCAGCACGAGCCGCTGAGCAAAGAGGAAATCAAGAATTACTTTCGCCTTTTCTTAATGGAAGGAATTGCTGCTGCAACGTAATCTGAAATTAATCTACTATAGATATGGGTTAATCTTACGTTTGCAGGCAGTGAGACTTGTCGAGAGACAGGTTTGTTTTTTTGCTCTAAAGTGACCGTTTGAGGAAAATGGTCACCTCGTGTTTCGGTAAATTTTCCGGAAGACATCAAATTAATTTCATCATTATGCTTATTCTGCTCAGAGAGCAGAGGAAACAAGGGGAGAATATGACATGAAATCTTTATCCGTGTTTTTCAAGGATGTGGGATCGGCCGTGAGAAACCCGAAGGTGTTGATCCCCGTTATTGCCATTTTGTTTATTCCGATTCTGTATAGTGGTATCTATCTTGCTGCCTATTGGGACCCATATGGTCATGTCGATGAGATGCCGGTTGCGGTTGTTAACCTTGATAAAGGTGCAGAGCTGGAAGGCAAAACATTGCATGTCGGTAGTGACCTTGTCGATGAACTGAAGAAAAATGCAGATTTTAAATGGGATTTTGTCAGTGCAAACGAAGCCAAAGAAGGCATGGCAAACGACAAATATTATATGCAAATTACGATTCCAGAAAACTTTTCATCCCAAGCAACCACGTTGCTTGATGACAAACCAGAGCCGGCTGATCTGATCTACGAACCAAATGGCAATTATAGCTTCGTGGGTGCGCAGATTGGCAAGACGGCCATCAAGGATTTGAAAGCCAAGGTTTCGGCCAAAGTAACGGAATCCTATGCGGAAACACTGCTAGACAAATTTTCGGAAGTGTCGGACGGATTGGCAGAAGCCGGCGACGGTGCAGGAGAGTTGAATACCGGCGCAGGCAAGCTGGATGATGGGGCTGTGAAGCTCAAGGATAATTTGGAGAAGTTGGCATCCGGAACTTTGGAGCTTCAAGACGGTTTGTCTCCACTAAGTGATGGTGTCAATGCACTGCACACGGGTGCAACCAAGCTGGAAAGCGGAACATCCAATCTGGTATCCGGTTTGCAGCAGCTTAAAGCGGCTGCAACAAGCCAGCTTCAGAGCGGTGCAGACCAGTTGAAGGATGGCAGTGCCAAGCTGGAAACTGGTCTGAAGTCTTCCGTGGATGGAGCAGGCAAGCTGCAAGCGGGTCTGCAATCGTCAGAGCAAGGCAGTGCGAAGCTGTCTGAGGGTCTGCAAAGTGCAGTGCAAGGCAGTGGCACATTGGCCACTGGCCTGCAATCGGCAGTAGACGGCAGCAGCAAGGTTGCTGACGGTGCTCAGGGCGTCGCTGACGGGTTGAAACAGCTTGCAGCATCCAACCCGGAACTGGCAGCGAGTGAAGACGTACAGAAGCTGCTGGCAGCCAGCGCAGCAGTTGCTGAAGGCAGTAAACAACTGCACGAGAGCGAACAAAAGCTCGCGCAGGGTGCAGATCAGCTGCACCAGGGCAATCAGCAGCTGGCGGCAGGTGCCTCCGAGCTGCATGGAGGACAAACGCAGCTTCTGACGGGTGCGAACCAGTTGGTGGATGGTCAGAAACAATTGCTGGCGGGCGCTGGACAGCTTAGCCAAGGCGGAGCGAAGCTCTCCGATGGCCTGAAGCAATTCAGCGGCAAGTTAGGCGAAGCTGCGAGTGGCGGTACATTGCTCGCAGACGGAGCCAAGCAACTGGGCTCAGGAACAACAGCCCTGCAGACGGGTGTGGGTAAACTGAGCGGGGGCGTAAGTTCACTTACGGACGGCTCCAAACAACTTGGTGACGGAGCGGGCAAGCTGGCAGACGGTTTATCTGAACTGAAAGACGGTTCAAACGAACTGGCTACCAAGCTGAATGATGCGGCTCAGAAAACATCAGAAGTCAAAAAGTCAGACGATGTGGTGAATATGTTCGCTGAACCTGTGAATACGTCCGAGAACACAACAGAGAACGTAAGTAATTACGGTACAGGGTTGACGCCGTTCTTCCTGTCCATCGGTTTGTTTGTTGGATCGCTGATTTCAACGATTGTGTTGAAAATGCGGGAAACTTCCGTACCTGGCGCAACGGGTTGGAATCGTTTTGTCAGCCGTACACTCGTATTCGGCTTTGTGAGCATCATTCAATCCGTAATTGTGGCAAGCTTCATGCTGTACGGTCTTGGACTGGAGACACACAGCGTACCGCTGTTCTATCTGTTCACGATCTTTACGGGACTGACCTTTATGTTTATTGTTCAGGCTCTTGTAACTTGGCTGGACTTGCCAGGTCGTTACGTTGTCATCCTGTTGTTGGTCTTCCAGCTTGCAGCAAGTGCGGGAACCTTCCCGGTAGAGCTGATTCCGTCATGGCTTCAGGCATTTAGCCCTTGGTTGCCAATGACGCACAGCATCATGGGCTTCAAAGCAGTTGTATCCAGTGGCAATTTCGATGTGATGTGGCATCAGGTCGGCATTCTGGCAATCTATGCAGGTGTGTCCGTGGTGCTGACCTTGGCTTTCTTCCTTTGGAACGGCAAACGTCGCAAAAAAGAAGTCGAAGCGGCCGAATCCGGCCAAGTGGTGACGGCATAAGCCAAATTCACCGGAATAGGACAGAATACTGAAAATAAACTTTAAACTCAAGTATCGAAATTATGCAATATAGTAGTCAAAAAGTGCAAAGAGTCTGTGACCCGAAAATGGGTTGCAGACTCTTTTTGTATACAAATGC includes:
- a CDS encoding TetR/AcrR family transcriptional regulator, giving the protein MAPIDRRQQVIQAATQSFAMFGYKATTMDQVAKIANVGKGTIYTFFTNKEQLFDQILVEVIQEMKNIAHREVHQESAFFDNLFRVLDSLLEFRRDHDLLVKLSQELKDFGTLQAKEGLEKVEKVISDFLARELEKARDNDEIRDCDPQVVAFMMIRLYIALTSDWSKQHEPLSKEEIKNYFRLFLMEGIAAAT
- a CDS encoding YhgE/Pip family protein gives rise to the protein MKSLSVFFKDVGSAVRNPKVLIPVIAILFIPILYSGIYLAAYWDPYGHVDEMPVAVVNLDKGAELEGKTLHVGSDLVDELKKNADFKWDFVSANEAKEGMANDKYYMQITIPENFSSQATTLLDDKPEPADLIYEPNGNYSFVGAQIGKTAIKDLKAKVSAKVTESYAETLLDKFSEVSDGLAEAGDGAGELNTGAGKLDDGAVKLKDNLEKLASGTLELQDGLSPLSDGVNALHTGATKLESGTSNLVSGLQQLKAAATSQLQSGADQLKDGSAKLETGLKSSVDGAGKLQAGLQSSEQGSAKLSEGLQSAVQGSGTLATGLQSAVDGSSKVADGAQGVADGLKQLAASNPELAASEDVQKLLAASAAVAEGSKQLHESEQKLAQGADQLHQGNQQLAAGASELHGGQTQLLTGANQLVDGQKQLLAGAGQLSQGGAKLSDGLKQFSGKLGEAASGGTLLADGAKQLGSGTTALQTGVGKLSGGVSSLTDGSKQLGDGAGKLADGLSELKDGSNELATKLNDAAQKTSEVKKSDDVVNMFAEPVNTSENTTENVSNYGTGLTPFFLSIGLFVGSLISTIVLKMRETSVPGATGWNRFVSRTLVFGFVSIIQSVIVASFMLYGLGLETHSVPLFYLFTIFTGLTFMFIVQALVTWLDLPGRYVVILLLVFQLAASAGTFPVELIPSWLQAFSPWLPMTHSIMGFKAVVSSGNFDVMWHQVGILAIYAGVSVVLTLAFFLWNGKRRKKEVEAAESGQVVTA